A stretch of DNA from Arctopsyche grandis isolate Sample6627 chromosome 6, ASM5162203v2, whole genome shotgun sequence:
cactaagattttgtttcgaagaatatgattttgaacaaatgttacatttgtgtggctgcGCCCCATTATGAATACCCACATGTGCACTAAGTTCTGATTTTCTacggaatgattttgaacaaatatcacatttgtgtggctttaccccagtgtgAATACTCATATGTGCAATAAGATTTTGTTTTGAAgtatatgattttgaacaaatgtgacatttttgTGACATTAGGCCAGTATGGATATTCCTATGTACGCTGAGGTCTGATTTTCTacggaatgattttgaacaaacatcacatttgtgtgcctttaccccagtatgaatactcaTATGTGCAATAAGATTTTGTTTCGAAgtatatgattttgaacaaatgccacatttgtgtggcttcgCCCCGTTATGAATACCCACATGTGCACTAAGTTCTGATTTTCTACAGAATGATTTtgtacaaatatcacatttgtgtggctttaccccagtatgtaaactcatatgtgcactaagattttGTTTCGAAGTATATGAtcttgaacaaatgtcacatttgtgtggctttatcccACTATGAATACCCATGTGTGTACTAAGGTTGCATTTTCtatggaatgattttgaacaaatgtgacatttgtgagGCTTTAACCCACTATGAATTCTCATGTGAACACGGAGCTGGGAGTTTGTCTTGAACGatcttaaacaaatatcacatttaaacGGTTTTACTCCGACGTGGCATCTTGTATATTTGTCTTGGAAATGTATTGTATGGTCCAATTCAGACGTCTTATCTAAAACTTTTCGCAATGGTAATTCTTCCGCTGGAATGTCAATGGTATATAACATTTCTGCCATGTTATCTTTTCCTCCAAGGgtctaaaaaataaaccaaacgttatacaatttaacatttttataatgtGGTTAGATGTTCGATTAATTGAATGTTTTGCTTAGAATCGATCTAAGGCAATCGAATCCTATTTACTTACTTCGCCATCGTCTGGTGAAATACAAATTTTGGGTGGCAAATCAGCATCCAACTcatcttcccatattaaatcttccagcaaAACTTCCTCCTGCTTGACTTTCAAATTCTTGTCTAATTCCACACGCGATATTTTGTCACTCCGAAAACAAGCGTTTCGAAAGCTCTCGAGCAATTCTAAATTGTTGACACACGAAAGGCATATCATATCTGGCAGGTGTTCATCTTTCATAACCTGCAAATGATGAAATTATAGACGATTGCGAGGATCAGCGAATAAACAATAGTAATGGTTCGAGTGAAACGTAACTAACCCGCAGCCGgcagcaggtccaaatgcgcTGCACTAAACGCTGTGGATGAGGTtcgtcatggatggagacgaaggacCCTGCCGGAGCAGAGCACAGACAAAGTCTACACTCCATCGCTACTTGGGCGGGAGAAGCACAAACTCCTGGGGAGTGCAGAGTGGACAATGGATGTCTAGATGTAGACGTTTCAGACGTTTGGAGTTGAGGGTCTTCCAAGGTCGACATGTTTGTGGTGCTGGCGAGTGGGTTTTTTGACAGCTGGGTGACAAAATTAGGGTTGCTAGCCCTCATGCGGCTGATCGGTGATTATtccactaaaatctctatcacggaacatctggcacacaaaaactccatcaatccacgcgaaatattgtactaacgctCTCGAGTTTACCGCGGCTCGCGCATGCAAAAAAGAATCTGGAACCGGAGATGAAAAGGATGCTGGAACCGGAACTAAAAAAAGAATTCGGATCcgaaaaaaaatccggaaccagTAATGAAACAGGAAaccggatccggaattgaaaaaggcatCCGGAAATGGAACAGAAAAtagaatccggaaccggaacagAAATTTTATGTACTGGTGGTTCTTGGCCAGCTGGTGGAGACTACGGCAAATTTAGGGATtgggtaaaaaataataaaggaaTATTAAATCACCGGTGTATCTTCGGTTGTCCTGCGCCCTTTAGTACGCGGGGCAGATGTGTTGAACGTGTCCTGGTCTAAGAAAACTCCggttgtgtttgtaagaggatcgtttatttttgttcaattgttacaatggttattgtatgtacgaagaagtTGAGGTTCGGAGAAGTGaactggttgaactccagaggttcactctggtgttgggagctggtgcgtcgctttatagacgttctggcttgaagcgtgccgtgtgcagatgctttgtcttcgtttccaggacacgtgttgacctgttttcgaggcacgtgtctttggtacacgtgtggtttatagctatggggtcagcgccaggacgtcatTCGTTTTGAGAATGGGGTCGTGTGCCACGCGTTAACGACTTTTTAGGACACGTGTTACAGtttcctgatgacatcactgtcagttttcgttcgttttacgatcgagcgatgaactctttcttctagaatggtcaaaggggacgttgcccttgagttatgcatgtttgtacaggatcgatgatgagatcactggttttgattcatAATAgaacaagtcgtgctatattcctacagagCTTTTGTTTCAATCATTTAAGCGACCGCTTCTACTACTCGTTCATCTGTTGGGGTTTCATCGCTGCGATGGAATTTTCTTCGTGTTGATTCTGATTTAATTTCGGTTTAATTGAGGTTCGTGCAATTGACTGGCGCCAAATTTATGACTGTCGGATTTATGTATGATTtactatatactatatatatatattcgataGTTACGCTCCCCGGTTCATCAGTTGTCCTAATTCTAACAACCACATCGTGTGTTTCCATTGTGGTATATGGGAATCACAGTTATCGATCACTAacaacctatgtcaatacaaggataaaatataattgaaaacacCCCAGAGGGTAATTTTTGAGACTGTGTGCTTCAGGAATGCTTATGCGTGCTTGGATTTTTTTACActtgcaaaactatctaaaaaaaacacgtgccgcgtacctcTTAGTGTGTTTTCGTTCTTACCTTATTCGGAACCGGGTCTATCTTCGACGAACGTACAtttgttataattatataattttttgcagcAGGCATGATCAGACCCCAGATGATAGTAAGATCTGCCAAAGAAGTAAATCACAACACTTGCAATATGTGAAAagtcaaaaaatacatatatatattttcagtttcCGCTTCGTTAatgtttttgttgctcagtgtaatctatAATTATACGGTGAATATCTAATATATTCAGTATTCAAATCACCCACAATAttaatctttaaattttatcttgaataaattttgtgaaatgtaaatataatctaaaaatattcgtatttaaaataaaatgttgagAGCCTCTGATCGTTACTCAAATATTTGAAGTAATGTTGTTatgattaaagcccggaccctgaggaggccgtttattgttcaaatgttgtaaatgcgttgttaaaggtttgccgaatcttttttacaaagcatttacaacaattgaacaataaacggcacgcttccggtcctacctctagttatgaatTATAGTAATaatcttatttaataaaaataattgaaaactttcaAGCTTTCTTTTATCAAAAAAACCAGGGCTATTTCGGATAccaaaccaaaaaaatatatcggctaTTTCGGATACAGTGTCTCAGATTTCCTTTCCCCCTTACAATGTGTCTCATGTTTTGCGGACTAAgtgataaaaattcaaaaatttatcacTCGGAGTTGAACCGAAAACCGAAATAAACGTTATGGTTTCTAGAACCGAcccgatacatatttttttagctTGAACCGGAAAAATAGTACAAGCAGTGAAATGCCACTGCCATGGATTTGTTCGCGATGTTATGGCCTGCGATGAAATATCCAAGAAACaatggatgaagttttgtgatcatgtgaaaattcgaactcagaatagatcaatgatcacgttttcacgatATAATATGGgtctgtgtattttagggatttttaGGCTTAGTAATTcattatagtaaaaataaaaataaaatggtattaaatcttattatttatttagtaattatttttaattaagttgACTACTTATAGCTGGTGTGAGAATGTCACAGCATAATAAGTAAATCCGGCTTCAAATATACTGGTTGTAGAAATTGGACTTAAAACATTAATAGCTTGCTTGTTAACTGCGCTTAAAAATTGTGTGGCTTTGAATACCCACATGTTCACGTATTTAAGATTTTGAAAGAAATGATTATGAACAAATGTCCTATTCGTGTAACTTTgccccagtatgaatattcatatgtacgctAAGTTCATGCTTTCTTAGAAATGGTTTTGAACAAATgacacatttgtgtggctttaccccactgTGAATACTCATGTGTTCGCGGAGGTGAGATTTGGAACGGAATGATTTagaacaaacgtcacatttgtatggccttaccccactatgaataccCATGTGTCCACGGATATGAGATTTTGaaatgaatgattttgaacaaatgtcacatttgtgtaacttttccccagtatgaatattcatatgtacactgAGCTCATATTTTCTaagaaatgattttgaacaaatctcacatttgtgtaattttaccccagtatgaattttCATATGTGCCCTAAGTTCATACtttctaaggaatgattttgaacaaatgtcacatttgtgtaactttgccccagtatgaatattcatatgtacgccGAGTTCATACTTTCTaaagaatgattttgaacaaatgtcacatttgtgtggctttaccccactatgaatactcATATGGGCACTAAGATTTTCTTTcgaaatatatgattttaaacaaatgtcgcatttgtgtggctttaccccactatgaataccCGAGTGTCAAAGGAGATGAGATTTTCtaagaaatgattttaaacaaatatcacatttgaacagtTTTTCTCCAAAATGGATATTCATATGTTGCATGAGGTTATTTTTTCTAGTAAATGAATTCGAACAAACGTTACATTTGTGTGAATATATCGGAGTATGAGTACTCATATGTGCACTAAGTTCATATTTTCTAAGAAATGAGTTTTTCTGTGTCACAAGATTTTGTTTATGAGTAAACGATTTGTCttggaaatttatattatgttcCAATTCAGAATGTGTAGAGCAGATCTTATCTAAAGCCTTTCGTAATGGCAATTCTTCTGCTAGAATGTGTCTATTGGTATCTACTACTTCTGCCATATTGTCGGTCGAAGTAAGTTTCCTTTCAGGGGTCTAAAAAATAAACCGAACATTgtacaatttcatatatgtaaatttttacagtgaatttatattttcgatttATTGAATGTTTTGCTTAGAATCGTTCCAAGGCACCCGAATCCTATTTACATACCTCGCCATCGTCTGGTAGACTAGAAATATTGGGTGTCAAATCAGCACCCAAATcatcttcccatattaaatcttccagcaaAACTTCCTCCTGCTTGACTTTTAAATTCTTGTCTAATTCCACTCGCGACGTTGTGTCACTCCGAAAACAAGCGTTTCGAAAGCTGTCGAGCAATTCCAAATTGTTGACACACGAAAGGCATATCATATCTGGCAGATGGTCACCTTTCCTAACCTACAAATGAGAAAAGTGTTGACGATTACGAGGACTAGCAAATAAACAATACCAATGGTTTAAGTGTAACGCAACTAacccgcagctgacagcaggtccaaatgcgttgcgCCAAAGGCggtggatgagggtcgtcatAGATGGAGACGAAAGATCCTGCTGGAGCAGAGcagagacaaagtctgcactccatcgctaCTTGGGCGGGAGAAACACAAACTCCTGGAGAGTGGAAAGAGGATAATGAATGCCTAGAATGAGTTTAAACGTCTTCCTAGGTTGACATTAATGTGGTGCTGGTGAAGATTAGGGTTGCCAGCCGTCATTTTCGCTTGGAGAACCCAGATTTGGCGACATTTATCCAGTCTCCAGTTTTACTGGAAATTTCAGGGATGATGGTGCCATAAACAGAAAATTTATGGCACCATCATCCCTGAAATTTCGCGAATTGCGGAGTTATGGAAACAAGAAATTTGTTGTCAAAGGGCGattctatttatattacatttttctaCGTAAAAGCATAATATTAAGTAATCAAAgccgtttgaaaaaaaaaaaaacgtacctGTTCATTTACTTTGTTTTGTGAGTTCATGGTGGCGTTCGGTTCGTCCCTtccatgaaagaaaaaaaaaaaaaatatatatatatatatatatatatatatatatatatatatatatatatatatatatattgtaacgtacgccgcggattacgcgaatagaatcccagagactatgtgaccgttcaagggttatctgttaacggattaactaagtgcttgcacttagaccaacggatatctgttatcggattaactaagtgctagcacttacttccagggttatatctggactctaagtgcatttaggctaaacaatgaccgttattagtcctttctcagaatcggtacggggagacccaatgtcgtggaaatacatatccgaatacgtgactatacaacaggttaacagattagacgtcctgagagatctaccctttataaggctggtacgtaggcgatatcatgtcattctggactgagcactgccagtgcgtgtatctccttaatcatcaataaatgctgtgaaacgactgttggccttttacttggatcctccacccacccctacgcaacaatatatatatatatatatatatatatatatatatatatatatatatatatagtcacaggacaaccggtcgctctagatcggtcacacgtgatcacccgtcacactaaaactggtcacaccagAAAATTAGTCacaaaaaaactggtcacacccaaaatttcgatcaatttttaatttttgggtgtgaccagttttagtgtgacgggtgatcacgtctgaccgatctagagcgaccggttcacatttgactagtaatcaccgaaccatttttaaTGCATTTGATTCCACTTCTGCAGTGGTAATTTTGAGTTTCATCTCTTTCTTCATGGTTCAAAGATGTTTTTATACTTTTCCATTAAGCtgttaatttgtaattatttattttgtttttgtaattattataagggctcatttacacaaaaaaataaccGTTAAAGGCTTTGCACTTCGCTTAATAACAGCCTGTATATTAATCTGATAAATAAACTTTCATCTAATCAACTCCATATTTTGTTCTTAAAAAGCCATATTTccattattaaatttacaatagcTCTAAATGAAACAAGTCAATAATTTACTTTTCAAAATCATTTTTGCTGCCATCGCTGAGTGTGCCGTTTCTGGTTTTATCGTTTATGACTTTGCCGTTTCCGAGTTTGTGTCGCCGAGCTCACGCATACCCGATTAATATGCTCATGGAGGAAAAACCAGTTTGGTAGAGGTAAATTGAAGGAAATGGGAAGGCAATTTCGCTCACAAGGGATATTTTTATTGGGGTAGCGTCCTTTAACGAAAATCATCATACTTTTCATGTCTCCGttattattttggaaataaaaGCCGTCAAGTGCTTCCTTGTGTATAACTTtaatctgaatacaaaaaatttacaaattttataaaacgtaAGCTGGCCATAATGACCTGTTCCAAAATGGCCAAAATGGCTAAAATTACCTAAAACATGACATTTTGGCCtgcttatgtatataaatatgtacatatttcaaacagATATACAATTCTAGGAGTGgtttatatggaaaaaaaaaatgtatgtatgtaaatatatacatatgtatattaaagtatTTGGTGGAAAGAAGTAGGTTAGTATGAAGGAAAATCTTTtaggaaattatttttatcaaatatcacatttgtctaaaagtaaaaatttattagTCTGATTTTAGATAAATGTTGCAATTGAGGTATTATAGTCCATTCGCTGTATGAAGACACTTGGGTAAAACGCACTTGCTGTCCCTTACACCctatctcgaccaatagcatttttatttcaatgttctattgactgtacgaaatgctattggtcgagaggcggtgtAAGCGACAGTATGTCAGTTTTTGCTAAGTATGTTTCTACAGCGGACCAACTATTCTCCACTATAAACAATAATATGATTTTTGCCCATTTGCACAAATTTTCTACAGAGTAGTATTCTACAAAGTTACATAGATCTATCGGTAAATGTGGCTACCTCCAGCGTAAGACTTCAAAtaccaaaaaattaaaaca
This window harbors:
- the LOC143913494 gene encoding uncharacterized protein LOC143913494 is translated as MRASNPNFVTQLSKNPLASTTNMSTLEDPQLQTSETSTSRHPLSTLHSPGVCASPAQVAMECRLCLCSAPAGSFVSIHDEPHPQRLVQRIWTCCRLRVMKDEHLPDMICLSCVNNLELLESFRNACFRSDKISRVELDKNLKVKQEEVLLEDLIWEDELDADLPPKICISPDDGETLGGKDNMAEMLYTIDIPAEELPLRKVLDKTSELDHTIHFQDKYTRCHVGVKPFKCDICLRSFKTNSQLRVHMRIHSGLKPHKCHICSKSFHRKCNLSTHMGIHSGIKPHKCDICSRSYTSKQNLSAHMSLHTGVKPHKCDICTKSFCRKSELSAHVGIHNGAKPHKCGICSKSYTSKQNLIAHMSIHTGVKAHKCDVCSKSFRRKSDLSVHRNIHTGLMSQKCHICSKSYTSKQNLIAHMSIHTGVKPHKCDICSKSFRRKSELSAHVGIHNGAQPHKCNICSKSYSSKQNLSAHMSFHIGVKPHKCDICSQSFRKKSELSVHMNIHSRLKSHTCDICSKSFFSKSRLRVHVGIHSGIKPYECDICSKTFRRKCNLSAHMGIHSGVMPHKCDICLKSYSSKQILSAHMSIHTGWRIGLLLRFVTCNCAFSSVCE
- the LOC143913706 gene encoding uncharacterized protein LOC143913706, coding for MECRLCLCSAPAGSFVSIYDDPHPPPLAQRIWTCCQLRVRKGDHLPDMICLSCVNNLELLDSFRNACFRSDTTSRVELDKNLKVKQEEVLLEDLIWEDDLGADLTPNISSLPDDGETPERKLTSTDNMAEVVDTNRHILAEELPLRKALDKICSTHSELEHNINFQDKSFTHKQNLVTQKNSFLRKYELSAHMSTHTPIYSHKCNVCSNSFTRKNNLMQHMNIHFGEKLFKCDICLKSFLRKSHLL